A single window of Phaenicophaeus curvirostris isolate KB17595 chromosome 7, BPBGC_Pcur_1.0, whole genome shotgun sequence DNA harbors:
- the PDK1 gene encoding pyruvate dehydrogenase (acetyl-transferring) kinase isozyme 1, mitochondrial, with the protein MRLLRALLRCAPAGGVPQQVDFYSRFSPSPLSMKQFLDFGSENACEKTSFMFLRQELPVRLANIMKEISLLPDNLLRTPSVQLVQSWYVQSLQEILDFKDKSSEDSGAIHSFTDTVIKIRNRHNDVIPTMAQGVIEYKESFGIDPVTSQNVQYFLDRFYMSRISIRMLLNQHSLLFGGKINPAHPKHIGSIDPSCNVVEVIRDGYESAKRLCDLYYMSSPELILEELNVKSPGQPMQVVYVPSHLYHMVFELFKNAMRATMEHHADRCIYPPIHVHITLGNEDLTVKMSDRGGGVPMRKIDRLFNYMYSTAPRPRVETSRATPLAGFGYGLPISRLYAQYFQGDLKLYSLEGYGTDAVIYIKALSTESIERLPVYNKAAWKHYKANHEADDWCVPSSEPKDMTTFRSI; encoded by the exons GATCTGAAAATGCTTGTGAAAAGACTTCATTCATGTTTCTGCGACAAGAGTTGCCTGTGAGATTGGCAAATATAATGAAGGAAATAAGCTTGCTTCCAGATAACCTCCTAAGAACACCTTCAGTTCAGCTGGTGCAGAGCTG gTATGTCCAGAGTCTTCAGGAGATCCTTGACTTTAAGGACAAAAGTTCAGAAGATTCAGGGGCTATTCATAG TTTTACAGATACTGTGATAAAAATCCGGAATCGTCACAATGATGTAATTCCTACGATGGCTCAAGGAGTAATAGAGTACAAGGAAAGCTTTGGCATTGATCCAGTGACCTCACAGAATGTGCAGTACTTTTTAGACCGTTTCTACATGAGTCGCATTTCAATTAGAATGCTCCTTAATCAGCACT CTTTACTTTTTGGTGGGAAAATTAATCCAGCTCATCCAAAACACATTGGAAGCATTGATCCTAGCTGCAATGTTGTTGAAGTTATTAGAG ATGGCTATGAAAGTGCCAAGAGACTTTGTGATTTGTATTACATGAGCTCTCCAGAACTCATCCTTGAAGAGCTGAATG ttaAATCACCAGGACAGCCCATGCAGGTGGTGTATGTGCCATCACATCTCTATCACATGGTTTTCGAACTTTTCAAG AATGCAATGAGAGCCACCATGGAACACCATGCTGATCGATGCATTTATCCTCCAATTCATGTACATATCACATTGGGAAATGAAGATTTAACTGTGAAG ATGAGTGATCGTGGGGGAGGTGTTCCTATGAGGAAAATTGACAGACTGTTCAACTACATGTATTCAACAGCACCACGTCCACGAGTTGAGACATCACGAGCTACGCCTTTG GCTGGATTTGGTTATGGGTTACCCATATCGCGTCTGTATGCGCAGTACTTCCAAGGAGACCTGAAACTGTATTCCTTAGAAGGCTATGGTACAGATGCAGTTATTTACATAAAG GCCTTATCAACAGAATCAATTGAAAGACTCCCTGTATATAACAAAGCAGCCTGGAAACACTACAAAGCCAACCACGAAGCAGATGACTGGTGTGTGCCAAGCAGTGAGCCAAAGGACATGACGACTTTTCGCAGTATTTAA